The Penaeus monodon isolate SGIC_2016 chromosome 6, NSTDA_Pmon_1, whole genome shotgun sequence genomic sequence tttttttatttcttgtttttcttttttatcactatttatataGTTAAAGAAGAGCATTGGCTGTTTGactttttattgattatatttttttcgtcaattatctcctcctcattttttgggtaaagtcttttttcccactttataCCTTTCATCTCTCCCGAgactattttttgaattttttttttttcaaaggtctgtttttttccctctcattttcttgctTTATCATTGAACCATTTTTTGGTTTATGCCTTGTTTTTGAATTtgatacttttttctgttttttctatagaccgcaaaaatttaaaattttgctatcaatgttctcttcgttcaggaggGTTTCCCATTTTAtcctaaaaagaaattttttaaggcccctaaaattacctttttttgtattgtcttccttttttttccttatttacgaTGATTTTTCCTTAGCAGACATTTTTAACTTAATGCATAGTCTTTTTTTCCTAGAAGAAATATTTGATAAAACAAAACGGTCTTCTAGCCTTCTTTCCTAGTATTCTGTTACATTTTTGGGAAAAGACAAAATTCATTTGATTTTAGTAATTACATTCCACAATCTGGCCCAGCTGAAAAATCCCTGGCAATTTGCTGTTGAAAACCCCTttacaagaaattttttttgcatcAGTATCTGAAATTGTAGCACTTTTCCAAACTCTTTAAAAGATTCTtgaatattttttggtaattttctcgTACACACCGATGAGAGGTAGCATTACCTGTGGTTATtctttttacttcgttttttttctacccGAATTGCCTTTATTCTACGTGGGTCTTGTTTATTCTATCTCCTttataaaaattccctttccctttttttattgctttccctttcgatttccggggtttttttccccaatttatagATCTGAGTCCTAATATTACATCGTCCCTACAGGGGTCCAGTTTATTTAGTGATGCATTACACCtggttatttttttcaaaaaatgtatcTATTCTGTATTTCGAAAATAAACATCTATTTGTTAAatgtttctatataatttttcggtattccttttggctATAAGGCGAATATGTGTCTCcacattttggttccgatagtaaacttgttttccttggaggcctctcaccctccaaataagcaaattcttttcttcttcagcccttttttatgtggtgtgtttgtgtggtgtgtgtggtgtgtgtgtgtgtggtgggtgtgtgtggttggtggtgtttggggggtgtggggtgtgtgtgtgtgtggtgtgtgttggggtgggggggtggggggggtggttgggtgggggggtgggtgtgcgaCTGCCGGATGGTCCGTGGGTTTAAAAAACGGACTCCAACCCCCCGGGCCCCGAGTTTTCCCCCNNNNNNNNNNNNNNNNNNNNNNNNNNNNNNNNNNNNNNNNNNNNNNNNNNNNNNNNNNNNNNNNNNNNNNNNNNNNNNNNNNNNNNNNNNNNNNNNNNNNatataaatatataatagcagGGCAGAACTTTGATAAGTAATGGTATCTAACTATATTGCAGAGAGCTGGTGGTTCAGTAACATCACTGGATGTTACAGGTTCTACTGCACTTCATTCTGCTCTTGATAATGGTCATGTGAAGACTGCTATAACTCTGATTCAGCACATGGGAGCTAATCTTTTTATTCAAGACGCTCAAGGACGCCTTCCATTTCATCTGATGGCAGAAGATGGGCAATTTATGATGGAGGTATTTGTGTCtgaattctttattatataacttttattattgcaCATTGTCTGATGTAAAGTAAAAAAAGTGATTATGATATTGTATTGCAGTATCATTGCTTTTAATAGGAAAATACTAATTTGCTGGTGTCTTTCTAGGAAGCCTTGAACCATGATTATCGTATCCTTGTGTCACTGAGGGAAAAGGCtcgaagtaaagaagaaaagcagACAGCATCATGTATCCTTATCTTGCTGGCCATTTTGTATGTGGAGTTTGATCTTGAGTCCAGAGGAGTAGTAAGAGATGACTCATGGAAAGAAGTATTTGCCTTTACAGTATCATTGATCGGAGGCAGAAATAGCAAACTCAAATATCATGCTGATGAGATTTCAGATAATGAATGGTTGAGTTGTTTGCTGAGTGacctaaaaacaaatttttgcagTGAAAGTAAGCATGAAAGGGAACTAGGTGAAATAGGGCAAAATAGAGAGGGCATAAGCACAATGACTGATAAAGACATACAAGAAGATTTTGAAACAGAagacatatatttcttttcaattattGATGTAATTAAACAAAGACTCTTGGGcactagtaatgataaaagtcatTTTGAATTGGATGCTGATATGAAAAGTCTTTTGTTGAAAGCAGCTTATATCAGCTGTGAATCATGCTtacccctttttcttcatttactgTTGAGCATTGGTGGTCTTCATCCAGACACTATTTTAGATCCTTTGTGTGGATCAACAGCATTGCATTTGACTGCTTGGCGTGGACACTTGGGATTGTGTGAGTATCTTCTGAGTTGCCAAGCTAGCAACACTACATTGGATCGAGCATTAAACACTCCAGCCCACCTTGCTTACATGTTTGGACATTCTGTGGTTGGTGTTTGTCTTTTAGATGGTGTCCAGGATTGGAAGAATAGGGCAGGGAGAATACCCACACAACTGTATGTGAATTATAAGAAATATGTTTCCTTATATGGTCTTGATAAACTAATTCCAGTTAAGGTTAATGAACAAAATAATTCTGCTGCACTTATTAGGGCACATCTTGAGGAGTTCAAAAAGTGTTGGCCAGATATTTCATTGGCAGTGGAAGAACTTCATGTTGATTTTACAAAAGGTGAAGCACATCAGATTAAGGAAAGTATATACAGGAAATCTTCAGAAACTTCTGAGGAAGGTTGGGGAAATAGACCCACTTTTTGAGGGTGAAGTTATTGTACTTGGTAGCAGTGCAGATAACCTCCGATTGTTTGCACCAGATGAATATGATTGTAATGTTGAATTAAAAAATGTCACTGGTTTTCCAGGAGGAGGATTGAACATTGAAACTGTACCAGTTCCCCCATCAGATGGATTTAAGGGTCATAAGAATTCTTTGAAAGTATCTCCAACAAACAGAGAATTAGAGCAACTTTTCAAAGGatcaaattttggggaaacttttGCCAAATATTTAATGCAATCATTAGATAACTTTGATCTCTGTGATGATCAATTAAACCTTTTGCCTCCTACAGTAAGGAAAACACAAGTTGGAGTGAATATATCCTTTTCCTGGGAAGGTGCTGAATTTCCTTTGCTGTTTATTAATGTAGATTTAGTTCCCACGCTAAAAGCACCCTGGCCCAAAAATGAACCAAGGCCTCCATTAACACCTGAATATTTAGATTTGGTGCATGTAAGTCAGACAGGTGAGAATGAATGGCGTTACTCATTTGCTGTGGCAGAAAATATGATATTACTTTCCTTGTCTTCTGATCAGCGCAGGGTATTTCTGGCTTGCAAGCTCATGATGACAAATCTTAAAACTGAGTCTTGGGCGCCACGTGACTCAAAAGAGCAGTACACATATTGGGTTGGTCACAGGTTTAAGATACCTGCCCCATCTGGGTTCATATTGAAAAGTGCATTTatgaaggaaatggaggaaataCAGGATGAATCcatgtgggggaaaaattttctttttgagaGAATGTGCTCAGTCTTTCAGAGAATGTGTAAAATAGATACAGATCCAaatagtggcaagagaaaatactATCATGCTAAGATTAGCCCTTATTTCGGGGGAGATGTTGAAAAGCCCACTGTAGGTCTTAGTGCTCCGGAGATTTTAAATTTTCTAGAATCATGGTAATTCACAAATCAATAGTTACCATGTATAAAGTCCACTTAACTAGCATCTAAAAAACAATCAAACTGTATTAAATGCTACCTTTTAGACAAATGTCAACTCTATGAATATTACATAgccaatgcatatacatatgcaatatataattatatatatgatatataatatatatatatatatagatatattatatatatatatataatatatatatgtatatatgtatatgtatatatgtattaatagtatatatatatattatataatatatatatatatatatataaatatatatataaatataatatatatatatatatatatatatatatatatatatatattataaataatagaatataatatatatattattttatatatatatatatatatatattttatatatatatatatatatatatatatatatatattatatatatatacaaaacttacatatatatatatattatattatatatatatatatatatatataatatattatatatatatatatatatatatatgtatatatatataaggccgtggtggccaagtggttagagcattggactcaatattgtcacgacggcaatctgagttcgagggtttgagtcaccagccggcgcgttattcccttgggctaggaacttcacctcgattgccttcctagaaaacgacatatcaccttgagaagttgAACACATGTGTCGTATGGGAAGTCACCGGCGTGGCACAAACcgtgttgattaggaagggcatccaatcaggcaagggtggcattgccatataacctctcagtaatgaaatgagagaggcctatgtcctgcagtggaatgaatggctgttggaaaaaaaaaaaaaaagtatatatatatgtatatatatgtatatgtatatatatgtatatgtatatatatgtatatgtatatatatgtgtattgtatattattatgtatatgtatatatatggttatatgtatatatagtatatggatatatatgtatatatagtatatgtatatatatgtatatatatgtatatgtatatatatgtataatagtatatatattatatataatatatatatattttatatactatatataactatcatttatatacacacacacacacacacacacacacacacaccacacaccacacccacacacacacacacacacacccacacacaccacccaccacacacacaaccaaccacccacacacacacacaccacaccacaccacacacaccacacacttgcacacgcacacaccacacacacacacacacaccccacacacacacacaacacaccaacacacacacacaattttatataactacatatatatactataatcatatatcatataataatatatatatatatatataacaacatactactaacataatacatacatactacatacaacatacatacatacatacatacatacaaataccataccccatacacacgcacacacacacatcacacacacacacacacacacacacccacacacacactcacacacacacactcacacacccacacacacacacaccacacacacacacaccaccacacacacacacacacaccacacatatattataaaatatatatatatatatctatatatataaacacaaaacacacaacaacacacacacacacacacacacacacacacaccacacacacacatatatatatatataatatatatatatatattatatatatatatataatatcatatcataatatatatatatatatataatatctacatacactcacacacacacacaacacacacacacacacacatatatatatatatatatatatatatatattatatatatatatatatatatatatatatatatatatatatgggtgggggggttgtttgtatgtttgtgtgggtgtgttaagcCGAAGTATTTGAATATTGTTGAAGAATTAAATGCCAGTATGATGCATTATTGACGTTTAGCTTTTATCACTTttccatgatatataatattttacgaaAGTGATTTGCATatgctttctttattttcataaaatataccaatGAATGCTGGAAACGAGGTGCCTTAATACTGATATTTATCCCACCTGCCCACCacctttccctcgctccctccccctctgcccttttCCCTTCCGCCTCCTTTCCACCCCATAACAACCTGAGCTGAGGGCTGGCAAGAGTGTGGTGaaatgtggtttttggttttaatgaAAAGAGATACCTCAATTCTTCTATTGTCCAGAAACGATGGAATggtatgtatctgtattttttcAAAATGCTATAATACTATATTACCCATAGTTTGTGTTTTAGGATAGTATTtggaatatatttcatatataatttttggttaaCCTTTTAGCTATCATATTTGTACCTATACTTTGTAATAAAGTGTGCTACCATAGTGTTtggaatatatttcataaatcattCTTGGTGATCACTTTACCTCTCAAAGTGAGAGTTAACTTTCGACGATTCAATCAGTGAACGTGGGTAATCTTTCTGCCTTTCTACTGAACTAAAAATAGTTAATGGATTATTGGATAAAATTGCCAAGGGAAGTCGGAGAGAGTACATGAATGATGATGTTAGTACCGATTGGACattctgtaattttatttttagtcgTGAGTTCATGCGTTGAAAAGGATGAGTTTTGATGAAGGTAAGaccatatattttattgtaatattgtcCAATGGTTGACGTGGCATTTGGGGAAGAGGTAGCACAACTCGTTAACAGAGCACTGGTTTTGCAGTCACAAGGTCTAAGGTTCACGCCCGGCCAGCCTAATTCTGTCGAATCAGCTGCAAGTGGGAATTGGCTGTACacgcatatgcacgcacgcacgcacccatacatgcattcatacatacatacatacatacatacatacatacatacatacatacatacatacatacatacatacatacatacatacatacatacatacatacatacatacatatatacatacatacatacatttatgtatgtgtacatatatatatatatatatatatatatatatatatatatatatatatatattatatatatatattacattatggggtgtgtatgtgtgtgtgtgtgtgtgtgtgtgtgtgtgtgtgtgtgtgtgtgtgtgtgtgtgtggggtgtgtgtgtggtgtgtgtgtgtgtgtgtgtgttgttgtgttgtgttgtgtttgtgtttgtgtttgtgtttatgtttgtaatcAGTCATAATTAAACCTGTAATATGTATAAGCCCGCCCATTCACTCTAAATACGTCTGAACTACAAAAGACGTTATACTCATTACAAGAACACTACAAAACTGAACAAATGAATTCATCTTACATTGATTAACATATGGGTAattaatgcataaataatatagGCATGGAAGACACAGGTAACAGACAAGAGTATGAGCTTTTAATTCAGTCTCTCCTTTGTCCAACCGGGGGTCCGCAGCCATGTTCCAAAAATTACGCGGAAACACCATGAAAATCTTCTCACACACGGGAagacctgcatacacacacacacactttgtatgTTACATAATAATTGCAACACTTCCACTGTTTTTAGTTTACGTGAAGGACATGAGAACATGGCAATGACACCATGAATGAGGAATATGAAGGGAAACGAGACTATTGACACCGACTGCGTTGGAAATTAATTTAAATTGTAAACTTCCTATATTTTTTCGGATTACTTTTGGTATGTCAATTATATGCGATTAGGAAATTGAAGCAAAAAATGTCTTACTTTATTTTTCATGTCTGTATCATTCGAAATGGCAAAAAAGTGAAAGGGGGTGGGAAGTCTTTTCCATTTTGTTC encodes the following:
- the LOC119573906 gene encoding LOW QUALITY PROTEIN: uncharacterized protein LOC119573906 (The sequence of the model RefSeq protein was modified relative to this genomic sequence to represent the inferred CDS: deleted 1 base in 1 codon), producing MATQKIYAFGSKNNLGQRVWFGSGKSLKGLGCCAEKPVCVCVLGPEVPRVERLEGGQEYLPPDSDRPVAFSMPQKGARARPPNGNRALAFPRDPRPVEKVGPYDLVFCVLIKQKYISCGKRAGGSVTSLDVTGSTALHSALDNGHVKTAITLIQHMGANLFIQDAQGRLPFHLMAEDGQFMMEEALNHDYRILVSLREKARSKEEKQTASCILILLAILYVEFDLESRGVVRDDSWKEVFAFTVSLIGGRNSKLKYHADEISDNEWLSCLLSDLKTNFCSESKHERELGEIGQNREGISTMTDKDIQEDFETEDIYFFSIIDVIKQRLLGTSNDKSHFELDADMKSLLLKAAYISCESCLPLFLHLLLSIGGLHPDTILDPLCGSTALHLTAWRGHLGLCEYLLSCQASNTTLDRALNTPAHLAYMFGHSVVGVCLLDGVQDWKNRAGRIPTQLYVNYKKYVSLYGLDKLIPVKVNEQNNSAALIRAHLEEFKKCWPDISLAVEELHVDFTKGEAHQIKESIYRNLQKLLRKVGEIDPLFEGEVIVLGSSADNLRLFAPDEYDCNVELKNVTGFPGGGLNIETVPVPPSDGFKGHKNSLKVSPTNRELEQLFKGSNFGETFAKYLMQSLDNFDLCDDQLNLLPPTVRKTQVGVNISFSWEGAEFPLLFINVDLVPTLKAPWPKNEPRPPLTPEYLDLVHVSQTGENEWRYSFAVAENMILLSLSSDQRRVFLACKLMMTNLKTESWAPRDSKEQYTYWVGHRFKIPAPSGFILKSAFMKEMEEIQDESMWGKNFLFERMCSVFQRMCKIDTDPNSGKRKYYHAKISPYFGGDVEKPTVGLSAPEILNFLESW